A genome region from Candidatus Thermoplasmatota archaeon includes the following:
- a CDS encoding helix-turn-helix domain-containing protein: protein MKKTLLTKNEEKVLCGLIMHPEKNDSKLSSQINVKLSTLTSIKKRLHDQGFFRKLNVPMLNRLGCELLAVIYAQFNPVIPLEERVQATKKTIEIFDELIFSVGEQEKGFSINLSKNYTNIGRINEVRTETFGKLGLLEKEYPNEAIFPFETSHITRFFDFSRVLNKFFSLDNSKEFSKDWFNDISQTELTNKEKEVYAAIIKHPDATTQQIGDIVGLSRHTVSRMKKQFFENDLMREIVVPDLKKLGFEILVFYHIKFNPNKAPSESNISYLDSSSTIFLASRKFESVIISAYPTYQEYKQDEMNKIRFLKENNLITHTPFIGTYAFEHMVVIKDFDFAPIVKKTFNFK, encoded by the coding sequence ATGAAAAAAACACTACTTACAAAGAACGAAGAGAAAGTCCTTTGCGGACTAATAATGCATCCTGAAAAAAACGATAGCAAACTATCATCACAGATAAACGTAAAACTATCAACACTCACATCAATAAAAAAAAGACTACATGACCAGGGTTTCTTCCGCAAACTAAACGTACCAATGCTAAACCGCTTAGGTTGCGAACTATTAGCTGTCATATATGCGCAATTTAACCCTGTTATACCACTTGAAGAAAGAGTGCAGGCAACGAAAAAAACGATAGAGATTTTTGATGAACTTATTTTTTCAGTTGGTGAACAAGAAAAAGGTTTTTCCATAAATCTATCTAAAAACTACACGAACATAGGTAGAATAAATGAGGTAAGAACAGAAACTTTCGGTAAATTAGGTCTGCTTGAAAAAGAATATCCAAACGAAGCGATATTTCCTTTTGAAACAAGTCACATAACAAGATTTTTTGATTTTTCCAGAGTTCTTAACAAATTTTTTTCTTTAGATAATTCAAAAGAATTTTCAAAAGATTGGTTTAATGATATAAGCCAAACAGAGCTTACAAACAAAGAAAAAGAAGTATACGCTGCAATTATCAAACACCCTGATGCTACAACACAGCAAATAGGTGATATAGTTGGTCTTTCTCGGCATACCGTATCTAGGATGAAAAAACAATTTTTTGAAAATGACTTGATGAGAGAAATTGTTGTGCCGGATCTTAAAAAATTAGGTTTTGAGATACTGGTTTTTTATCATATAAAATTTAATCCTAACAAAGCACCAAGTGAGAGTAATATATCTTACCTCGACTCATCTTCCACTATATTTTTGGCTAGTAGAAAATTTGAAAGTGTTATAATATCAGCATATCCAACTTATCAAGAATACAAGCAGGATGAGATGAATAAAATCAGATTTTTAAAGGAGAATAATCTAATAACACATACTCCTTTTATTGGGACCTATGCTTTTGAGCACATGGTTGTTATAAAGGATTTTGATTTTGCACCCATTGTTAAAAAAACGTTCAATTTTAAATGA
- the acs gene encoding acetate--CoA ligase — protein MSDEETIQVFKPSKEISSKAYVKSMEEYQKIYNDSIKNPDKFWGKIAEEYVSWYKKWKKVRDYNFTTANIKWFEGAKLNVSYNCLDRHVENGHGNDLALIWEGNEPSEIKKYTYKQLLDEVQKFANVLKSNGIKKGDRVCIYLQMIPELPIAMLACARIGAIHSVVFGGFSAESLRDRINDSSCKMLITQDAGVRGPKSLPMKATADQALQHCPSIESVIVVKRIGENVNMTSKDYWWHEEMKKAKPTCPPEHMDAEDPLFILYTSGSTGKPKGVLHTTGGYLVYAAFTHKYIFDYHEGDIYWCTADIGWVTGHTYIVYGPLTNKAISLMFEGVPNYPDWGRFWAVVEKHKVNIFYTAPTALRTLMKEGDQWVKQHDLSSLRILGSVGEPIKAKEWLWYYNLVGGGRCPIVDTWWQTETGGILITPLPGATPLKPGSATFPFFGIEPAIMDDSGKELKGNGVSGNLVIKAAWPGIMRTVFGDHERFRKTYFTVYPNFFFTGDGCLRDEDGYYWITGRVDDIINVSGHRIGTAEVEGALGKHPKVAEAAVVGFPHEIKGQGIYAYVTLKTGERYDDNLTKELIQLVRKEIGPHATPDKIQYAEGLPKTRSGKIMRRILRKIADGNVDQIGDTSTLADPSIIDNLVKNRK, from the coding sequence ATGTCAGATGAAGAAACAATTCAAGTTTTTAAACCAAGCAAAGAAATTAGTTCAAAAGCCTATGTTAAAAGCATGGAAGAATATCAAAAAATATATAATGATTCAATAAAAAACCCGGATAAATTTTGGGGAAAGATAGCCGAAGAATATGTCTCTTGGTACAAGAAGTGGAAAAAAGTCAGAGATTACAATTTTACCACTGCCAATATAAAATGGTTCGAGGGAGCTAAACTAAACGTTAGCTACAACTGTCTTGACAGACATGTTGAAAATGGTCATGGCAATGATCTTGCTCTCATTTGGGAGGGTAATGAACCATCTGAGATTAAAAAATATACATACAAACAATTACTTGATGAAGTACAAAAATTTGCAAATGTACTGAAATCAAATGGTATCAAAAAAGGTGACCGTGTTTGTATTTATCTCCAGATGATACCTGAGCTGCCAATAGCTATGCTTGCTTGTGCTCGCATAGGTGCTATTCACTCTGTTGTTTTTGGTGGTTTCTCTGCTGAGTCTCTTCGTGATAGAATAAATGATTCAAGTTGTAAAATGCTTATTACACAGGATGCTGGTGTTAGAGGACCTAAATCTCTTCCGATGAAGGCTACTGCTGATCAGGCTCTTCAACATTGCCCATCAATTGAGTCTGTTATTGTTGTAAAACGTATCGGTGAAAATGTTAACATGACCAGTAAAGATTATTGGTGGCATGAAGAAATGAAAAAAGCAAAACCAACTTGTCCACCTGAGCACATGGATGCTGAGGATCCATTGTTTATTTTGTATACCTCTGGTTCAACTGGTAAACCAAAAGGTGTTCTTCATACAACAGGTGGTTACCTTGTTTATGCTGCTTTTACCCATAAATACATTTTTGATTACCATGAGGGTGATATCTACTGGTGCACGGCAGATATAGGTTGGGTTACAGGTCATACTTACATAGTTTATGGTCCCTTAACTAACAAAGCTATCAGCCTAATGTTTGAGGGAGTACCAAACTACCCTGATTGGGGTAGATTCTGGGCTGTTGTTGAAAAACACAAGGTGAATATTTTCTACACAGCCCCGACTGCTCTTAGAACACTTATGAAAGAGGGTGACCAATGGGTCAAACAACATGACCTAAGCTCTTTGAGGATACTAGGTTCTGTTGGTGAGCCAATAAAAGCTAAAGAATGGCTATGGTATTATAATCTGGTTGGTGGCGGACGCTGCCCAATTGTTGACACCTGGTGGCAGACCGAAACCGGAGGGATACTTATTACACCATTACCTGGAGCCACACCTTTGAAACCTGGTTCTGCAACATTCCCATTCTTTGGCATTGAGCCAGCTATAATGGATGACTCAGGTAAAGAACTAAAAGGCAATGGTGTATCTGGTAACTTGGTGATTAAAGCAGCTTGGCCTGGTATTATGAGAACAGTTTTTGGTGACCATGAACGTTTCAGGAAAACGTATTTCACTGTTTATCCAAACTTTTTCTTCACTGGTGATGGTTGTTTGAGAGACGAGGATGGTTACTACTGGATAACCGGTAGAGTTGACGATATTATCAACGTATCAGGACACAGGATAGGAACCGCTGAGGTGGAAGGAGCCTTGGGTAAACATCCGAAGGTTGCTGAGGCAGCAGTAGTAGGTTTCCCACATGAAATCAAAGGACAAGGCATATACGCATATGTTACTTTGAAAACAGGTGAGAGATACGATGATAACCTTACAAAAGAGCTTATTCAGCTGGTTAGGAAAGAAATAGGCCCACATGCTACACCTGATAAGATCCAGTATGCTGAGGGTTTACCAAAGACCCGTTCTGGTAAAATCATGAGGCGTATACTACGTAAAATCGCTGATGGTAACGTTGACCAAATCGGTGATACTAGCACACTCGCAGATCCATCTATTATTGATAACTTAGTTAAAAACAGAAAATAA
- a CDS encoding fumarate hydratase — protein sequence MDFDKIKLGVVELIKKAEVELPDDVIVALKKAYKSEEGLAKIQLKNILDNINIAKKTGRPLCQDTGVQTFFIKAGVDFPKVGYLKTVITDAVRIATEKVPLRPNTVDPFTKFNHTDNVGDYIPAITWDFTDGSDVFITAIPKGAGSENMSKLVMLRPGAGLEGIKDFVVNEIINAGGNPCPPTVIGVGIGGGADLAMKLGKTALLRPVGVRHHDKKIADFERELIKNINDTGIGPMGIGGKTTVLDVHVEKAPRHPASLPVGLVVQCWADRRATMIIHSNGSWEVK from the coding sequence ATGGATTTCGACAAGATTAAATTAGGTGTTGTTGAGCTTATAAAAAAAGCTGAGGTCGAGCTTCCAGATGATGTCATCGTTGCTTTGAAAAAAGCTTACAAATCAGAAGAAGGTTTAGCTAAAATCCAACTTAAAAATATTCTTGATAATATAAACATCGCTAAAAAAACTGGTAGGCCTCTATGCCAGGATACAGGTGTTCAGACTTTTTTTATAAAAGCAGGTGTTGATTTTCCAAAAGTTGGTTATTTGAAAACTGTTATCACAGATGCTGTTAGAATTGCTACTGAAAAAGTGCCTCTCAGGCCAAATACAGTCGATCCATTCACCAAGTTCAATCACACTGATAATGTTGGTGATTACATACCTGCTATCACCTGGGATTTTACTGATGGAAGCGATGTTTTTATCACAGCTATCCCGAAGGGTGCTGGTAGTGAAAATATGAGCAAGCTTGTTATGCTCCGTCCTGGTGCTGGACTTGAGGGAATAAAGGATTTCGTCGTTAATGAAATAATTAATGCAGGTGGTAACCCTTGTCCTCCTACTGTTATCGGTGTTGGTATCGGTGGTGGTGCTGATTTGGCTATGAAACTTGGTAAGACTGCTTTGCTTAGACCTGTTGGTGTTCGCCACCATGATAAGAAGATTGCTGATTTTGAAAGAGAATTAATTAAAAATATTAATGATACAGGCATTGGCCCTATGGGTATAGGTGGCAAAACTACTGTTTTGGATGTTCATGTTGAAAAGGCTCCTCGCCACCCTGCTAGTTTACCTGTTGGTCTTGTTGTTCAATGTTGGGCTGATCGTCGTGCTACAATGATTATTCATAGTAATGGTAGTTGGGAGGTTAAATAG
- a CDS encoding FumA C-terminus/TtdB family hydratase beta subunit → MAKYNLNIPLKKSDVEKLCVGDVIFVSGDVFTARDTAHKIMLEKDVFQIPFDPSTMGLYHCGPLMRKSKDSWEVVSAGPTTSDRMDMFEDSFIDKFGVNLIIGKGSMGNKTKKALQKYICVYTLYTGGAGALAADKIQEVKNVYWLKELGMTEAVWIFKVKNFGPLVVAIDSHGKSIYDQVKNKIKRG, encoded by the coding sequence GTGGCTAAATACAATCTTAATATTCCCCTTAAAAAATCTGATGTTGAAAAACTATGTGTTGGTGACGTTATCTTTGTTTCAGGTGATGTATTTACCGCTCGTGATACCGCTCATAAAATAATGCTTGAAAAAGATGTTTTTCAGATCCCTTTTGATCCTAGTACCATGGGTCTTTATCATTGTGGCCCTTTAATGAGAAAATCAAAAGATAGTTGGGAGGTTGTTTCTGCTGGTCCAACTACCAGTGATCGTATGGATATGTTTGAGGATAGTTTTATCGATAAATTTGGTGTTAATCTTATCATAGGCAAGGGGTCTATGGGGAATAAAACCAAAAAAGCATTACAAAAATATATATGCGTATATACTTTGTATACTGGTGGTGCCGGTGCCCTAGCAGCAGACAAAATTCAAGAAGTAAAAAATGTTTACTGGTTAAAAGAACTAGGAATGACCGAGGCGGTTTGGATATTCAAAGTAAAAAACTTTGGCCCACTGGTTGTAGCAATAGACTCACATGGAAAATCGATATATGACCAAGTAAAAAACAAAATTAAAAGAGGCTGA